DNA sequence from the Antedon mediterranea chromosome 7, ecAntMedi1.1, whole genome shotgun sequence genome:
CAGACTCCGGGATAAttcttaaaatagaaaaaaagcaatgatgtttaaatttaaatttatatgacTAGATTCTTCCATATAGTCCATAGGCCGTCAATGTGCATGCTCGTCTACGTAGATCATGAGATGTGACTTTAGCCTATTAGCCTATATTCATAATCAATGTTAAAATAGTAGCTATTTCTAGCTTTAAGTACTGCTTACGGTATCATGAAAAAGTAGAAGAAATTTGGCACCGTTATAGTAAACTGTAGCCACCTCCAGTCTCTAATGAAATACGCCAATATACCGTACGTAATAAGACCAGCAGAGGTGAAGAAGTTGATGACCATACCAACGAACGTACGTTTTGATGGGCCGACAAGTTCAGTTGCTGCAAAGAAAAGGGAAAGCAAATACATATAAGGATATACTATACGTATAAAAAGTATAAGTCAGTGATGATACAATCATTTCATCTTCATCAACACATGCTATTgttcttattgatcatgacgtgatttgattggatttgtgaaaatatatcatatcaatatcattttcatcGAAGATCGAAATAATAGTTTTAGGATGAAAGCTTTTTATGTCTTTTGTTTTCTGTACGCCTATAGGAAAATgtatctatctatttatcatCGTTTGTTATCGTCCGTACACTGGCCTAACATGTGCCTGTAATTACGAAAGTTCTTTCCGCGTGCTCTACAACGTCCAGCTAGCTCCAGCTTGACTACCGTGGTCTTACTTACCAAGAGTAAATGAATTAAGGTATATTCCGATGTTAGCAAATCCAATGAAGAATctgaaaatggtaaaataccAATACCCCGGTGCTACCGTAGTAGCGACTCCAAATACAAGCGTTATAAACATACATATAAACATTGTACTCTTTCGACCAATtctaaaaaagtaaaacatcAAAAATATGCAGTAAATTTAgttgaaaaattgttttagaCTCTCTAATAGCAGGCGGAAGAGTAGAGTAATATCACTCGTTCCTAGCTTGGcactgcctacactatcaaactagtttgacaaaaaaaagtgtgatgtgcccaaatagtgatattctcaaatatggtagtgatatgaaatcatcatgtccatatatgagcacatcacattttgttgtcacataaagtttgatagtgtagacgacGGTGCTTTAGACTATTGAAGCTTGTAGAAATCTGGACAAATCCAACAGCAACCACCTCTCATTCTCttccccccccctccccctcctcctcctcctcctagTAAAGCTTAGACCTACGTTTATTCTGTAATTAGTAAGGTaggctattttattttttattattttatttattccacatttatttagtcatcaattacagtacatcataattacagtacatctgagaacagggatcctgcataaaaagcTGTAActtcgtttttttgtaggacccttttacataagaacaagtatatagaacttaaataaacaaaggtatgttgttaatcagcatatagtgataaaaagtatttttttgaCCTGTtttgttatacatttattttgtttctttaagataaccggtttattaccaccattacaagtgaattctttccacaattttggtccatatatgtgtataaactgttgactgcaagttagtcttgtgaagggaatttcgaattcagtttctgttctgaggttatgagtaggcctataatactgtcacagtaattaaaaatatttaaaatgtaaagtaAGTGCATAGAATGAAAAGTTACTTACAAATCCGCAACATTACCAAATACGAATGACCCTAACAAAACACCAAAGAAATATACTGACTGAGCGAGAGATGCTTTAGATCCATCGTTACATACAAGATTGAACTGGAAAGAGAAAAGGGAATCACGAAGagaaatgtgtttatattttgttggttGACACACTTACAAGAAATAATGCATATCCTgtctaatataggcctacattgttcTAAAAGATTGCATTCTTCTGTGAAATGAATCGCAAACCAATTTTACCCCATTGATATGGTCGCATGACAGCTACAGTAATACCGTATGGTAGAGCGCATGAAGTGAATTTAATGGAAAACGTACTTTAAAGGCGATATTGGACAAGTTGACAAAAGGCTTACTTCCTGAACGATGGTATTCTTGTACTGACTTCGGTCATATTCCCATCCATCTTCACATTCTTCTATATCTGGATCTGACAACTTACAACGCTCAGTATCTTCACCAAATTCAGAatatgtgacgtcacaacgtCTGCAGTTATTCTCCCGTAATATGGTGTCTTCGTCATCTTCGGGAATTGTTGCATTATACTTCAACGCATTACAGGTTTCCGTGTCTAGGCCCCAGAAGTAACAGTCTTGTCGTTCGAGTTGTGGGGTCTTGCACCAATGGTCTGTTCCAGCCGCCAAAAATACCTGTGCAAGGGTATTGTACATGGTCACTGTGGCCACCAAACATATCAGAAAATATACTCGTTTTTGGTAAAAACCAAACTCGCCAATATCTTTTAGAATATCGTCAAACTTCATTTTGTGTTTAATGCAGATACAAACAATGACAATGATCTGCGTAGTGTTAAACGGACCTTGTACTATTTACTAATATTTAAGTTTCAAAATTATCGTTCAAATTATCGTTTCGGTTGATAAATGAATAGATAAACAATGCCTCCTTCGTGTCACTGCatgatattaattaaattgtaaagATACATCTTTTGTTACAGTGTTTTATAGCTGTGATTTGCATAAACTGTAGTAAATATCTGTATAATGTACCCAGTAAGTCTAAAAGGCCACCATTAGATCTACTACCTAATAATACGTGTAATATGGATAATGGCccgattattttatttttattttatttttaactgttaaagatatattttccaTGATCcacctgaaaaaaatattttaaacatttttttttaatgtgccATGCCAATGTCACACAATAGTTATTCCctttaccaaaaattggatcgaaaatatttacctaaaaagatttctttttttttgttgaactCCGATTATTCATTAGGGTTGGTGAGTACcctgccaaaatacgcaaattgagggcgctatgctttgccaaaatacgcaaattgtgccaaaatacgcaaattgagggcactatgctttgccaaaatacgcaagtcatgccaaaatacgcaaatctgctttgccaacatacacaaatcatgccaaaatacgaaaatctgctttgccaaaatacgcaaatctgctttgccaaaatacataaatcatgcctaaaatacgcaaatctgctTTGACAAAATAAGCAAatctgctttgccaaaatacccaaatcatgccaaaatacacGCAAAactgctttgccaaaatacacaatcatgccaaaatacgcaaatctgctttgtcaaaatacgcaaatcatgccaaaatacgcaaattgagggcgctatgatttgccaaaatacacaaatcatgccaaaatacgcaaatctgctttgccaaaatatgcaaatctgctttgccaaaatacacaaatcatgtcaaaatacgcaaatctgctttgccaaaatacacaaatcatgccaaaatacgcaaatctgctttgccaaaatacacaaatcatgccaaaatacgcaaatttagggcgctatgctttgccaaaatacacaaatcatgccaaaatacgcaaatctgctttgccaaaattcacaaatcatgccaaaatacgcaaatctgctttgccaaaatgcacaaatcatgccaaaatacgcaaattgaggaCGCTATgtttgccaaaatacacaaatcatgccaaaatacgcaaatctgctttgccaaaatacgcaaatcatgccaaaatacgcaaattgagggcgctatgctttgcgtattttggcatgaattgtgtattttggcaaagcatagcgccctcaatttgcgtattttggcaagatttgcgtattttggcaaagcatagcgccctcaatttgcgtattttggcaattttttgggTATTTTGGCATGATGCTCACCAACCCTACTCCTACTCTTTTTATAAGTAACattagttttttttgttttttttttctatgaaagtgattaactagattaaaactaaaaatgacctattcaaagtctgattatattaattttattttttatgttttttggatggacaatacatctttcatGTAATTGATTTTAAGCGCACATCAGCACATGAAAGAAAACTGTACAGGTTgacttattttattcattgtcAGTTGTCGTATtacataatatttgtattttaatagaTTATTCGTTTTATCTACATTTATAACTCCAAAATGTCACACAAGAAAGCTATGTCACATTGTTCATGTTATTATGAAGATACTGATACGGTATCATGTCTAACGACAAGAAACAGTATGTATCAAGTCTGACGGCAACCTTTCTTTCACATGTGTTACTGTTTGTCTCTCTCTTGACACTATCATAGAAGTCCTTTTTCGAAAGCCTTATGTCACCTGTTAGTCCGGATGGTTAGTGCTTTAGCTTCCTTAAGGTTTATACCTCTTCAATTGCGTTAGCACCCCAccctttattttattataattatttgtttatagtGAAATTATTTTAAAGGGTTAGGTCATAATATTTAGAAGCATaaacttattttgttttcgtGGATCGAGCATTATCACTTGTACTACCAGTAATGAAAACCACATATGTCTACAGCTAATTCTCTTAACTTTACTCTACCACTTCATACGCTTGGTTTGTAAAGCTACTTTCAATATCCACTTGTCCACAGTAGTCAACCATCGTAGGTTTACTTGTTGGTTCTTTAACCTTTTTTCTTCTGTAAATTAATATAACATGATTAAAATTACTGAAATTGTAAAGTAtatctttataataattatatcactACTTAACTTATTTAATATGATAAATCATTAATACAATTTAGTACAATTATCTTGTGTAGTAGAACATTGAATTAATCAAAACTATACATTTGATATAAACTTACTTTCCAATTGTTTCTCCATCTTCTATTGTCTCTGGCAGTTCTTTATTGAGGGTTTCAGGTAGTAACAAGGCTAGTAGTCCAGCAGATATCGACATAAAACTGAAAATCATCAGTGGTAGAGGAGGCCATATCTTTCCAATTTCCAGAATAATGGGGGCGAGTATACCACCAACACGAGCCGACATGGACGATGTACCCATACCAACACTCCTGAAAAATTACATTAGTACGTCTTGTGTACGCTTGGTTatattttttggaaaatgtgTGTTTctttctgtctacactatcaaactttatgtgacaacaaaatgtgatgtgcccatagataataatagacatgatgatgtcatctcactaccatatttgagcatatcattaccatatttgaacacatcacactttttatcaaactagtttgatagaatTTAGACAGAGCTGTATGGAATTAGAAAAGATAAATGCCGTAAATTGTCTGAGGACATTGATCAACCCAGATGTTCCAGATAACTTACCTGACTGGAGTGGGATACAGTTCAGCAGAAAACACATATATTATACCAAACGAAGCAGCAATCCCGAATTTCCCAATAAGAGACACTGTAGTCCTACCCCATCCCATAGCTGCAAATGAATAGAGTTTAAACATTAAATCATCACCTACCttactttctttaaaaaaaaaactaaaaaaaaaaaaacttaatcaatcaatattcattaattaatattaataagtttGCTCCTATGGAATTCTTTTGTATTGATATTCAACTAAAATCTGTTtggccttttttttttttttttttttattagaaagTAATTTTACGTTATGTAATGTCTTTTGAAATCTCAGCCTTAAAGCCTTTTTTGGCTTATTTGAGATTCCACACATAAACTAAGACTTAACCaggtttttatttttgtcttgatcttttatttattttatgtggaacaataaaaaatgaaatgaaataaataaagacgATTGTTTTAGTGGTAAATTACAAAAATTTGAGCAAAATTCTGAAAGTGATAAAGGGCGTGCTATTCAATATTACAGcaatgtattaaaaatataaaactcgaGACGTCTTATCGTCACCGATATATCGATTATTCTAAAAAGGAATATGTATGGTATTTTGGTATGTAGCTATTTGTCAACATTTCTTTCATCATATTAAGTGAATGGGTAGAGATATCTAATATGGTATGATTGGGATACTTACGGACCCATACAGTTGTTAAACAAGCCACACCTCCCAATACCATAAAGGCACACAGTACTCGTTTGCGACCAAATGTACCTATAGCAGGTATGGCCACAATGTATGCCGGTATTTCAACAACACCAGAAAGTATAAACGCTAAATAGTCTCTGCCACCCAGACTTGCAGTGCTCAGTGATAGTCCATAATATACAAGACTATTCACTAACCTAAATAAATTAAGAAGAACAAATCAGGTAAAAAATGGtgtatgtaatttttttaaatttaattactgtatacaCTCGGTGCTGTGAGGCAGTGACGTTTTTTTAGTAACacattgtaaaatgtattgCTGGTAAAATACTGATCGTTCTTTACACGATCGTTAA
Encoded proteins:
- the LOC140055544 gene encoding organic cation transporter protein-like, producing the protein MNGPEFICHRFIPESVRWLISQKRFDEAEDLIKECAKVNKVSLEELPDNLFEEQKLEMEKAGHDVTYTVVDLFRTPNLRMKTINILYNWLVNSLVYYGLSLSTASLGGRDYLAFILSGVVEIPAYIVAIPAIGTFGRKRVLCAFMVLGGVACLTTVWVPMGWGRTTVSLIGKFGIAASFGIIYVFSAELYPTPVRSVGMGTSSMSARVGGILAPIILEIGKIWPPLPLMIFSFMSISAGLLALLLPETLNKELPETIEDGETIGKRKKVKEPTSKPTMVDYCGQVDIESSFTNQAYEVVFLAAGTDHWCKTPQLERQDCYFWGLDTETCNALKYNATIPEDDEDTILRENNCRRCDVTYSEFGEDTERCKLSDPDIEECEDGWEYDRSQYKNTIVQEVSLLSTCPISPLKIGRKSTMFICMFITLVFGVATTVAPGYWYFTIFRFFIGFANIGIYLNSFTLVYPYMYLLSLFFAATELVGPSKRTFVGMVINFFTSAGLITYGILAYFIRDWRWLQFTITVPNFFYFFMIPIIPESVRWLMSKKRFDDAEKVVKECARLNKAETVPKNMFEEERAKVERENETTATVADLFRTPNMRMKTINILYNWLVNSLVYYGLSLSTASLGGRDYLAFILSGCVEIPAYLAAMFGIDRFGRRRCLCVFMLLGGVACFTTIWVPSGWARTTVSLIGKFGISASFGIIYMYSVELYPTPVRSAGMGTSSMSARIGGIIAPIILEIGKVWPPLPLIIFSFMSISAGLLALLLPETLNRELPETMEDGEYFGKKQRPKPQKTCVEKADFSVQTNINSYNSTDVVSGYQHRDSDKHDGQSTSAGTSFINPAYEVTE